The DNA segment CCTATGCTGTGGTTTGTCCGTGGAAGGGGACATAGACAACTGGGGCTTGTTTCTCTTGGTTCGGGTTGAGGGACGTGTAGGCATTGATCATGCGTTCCTGGATCTCCCACCGCCTGCGTTCGCGCTCAGACTTGGCCTTACGGATTGAACTGGCCAGCGAGAATGAAAACACAATGCCAATTATCTGAAAAAAGATaagattattttgaatatttatgttatcTGATAAGTGCTGTTCCATTTTAGTCGACGCGatggtaaaaatgttttgcctCGATATTACAAGCCAAGTTgccattaaaataatcattatttattctttaataaaaactaattaatactGAACGTTCtattaatgttatatattttagttaaataaacgTCTTTGTCGTTATATTAAATACGTTGAACAAACAAAGTAATCAAGGGTGACATCATCCAAATTGAATAGTACTCGAAGTACATACGTACATGACAAATGCTCGTTAATATATTTACAGGATGTCTGGGTTGTCTAGATTGTCGCTATTTCTGCACTCTAAACattaaatgtatgtaagtatttttttagcctTTAATTTTTATCTCTTATTATCTGAATGTTTGAGTCCATTTTGCATCACTCTGGACAGAACCTTTACTACACATTCTCCTGTCTCAAAaccactttaaaataaaagtatccaATCTAAATCCTCCATCTACTAACCTGAATGAAAGCAATGGTCATGGCTCCAGCGCCGAGGAGACCAGCACTCTGGTACACCAAGTAGTAGACTCTTGGGAGACAGCCGTTAGCGTACAACTTAGTACATTCATCGATCTCGACATCGCCGATGGTGTTGTAACGGGATTCAGCGCAGCAGGAGTTGGGGACGGTGATGTTGCTGATGGAGATGCCGGAGACGCCAGGGGGAGGGGGCACCACGCTCCAGTCCATGTAACTGTCCACGCCACAGCAGTTCAGCTGAAGATGCGAAAAAGAAACATGATAACTTCtactaacttaaaaatatataaatactggTCAAGCGCGGAAGAACTCGCGACTCTGACGGTTCAATGAAGAGTCATCCACCTTTTCTTTTACTTCGTTTTTTATGTTAAGTAGGTATTCTGAGATACAGACAGATAAATATCGCTGTATCAGTAATAgtattccatttttaccctttggctaCAAAACCCTTAAAACATACCATCACACCGGTTTACTTAAATTACCGATTGACTTAAATGTAATTCATAATTGTTAAGGAAAATCCGAATCTGTGAAGGCGTAGTTGTATTTTAAGGAAAACTTTTAGAGGAAGgtcaagtaggtacctatgcatattatcttatatatttctttgtatttttagtcAAACAATGGAAGAAAATCGAGAATTATGATCGCTTAAATTGAAGGCCAAGGGCTTCtaagcaaaataaacatttattttgttgtaatattgtataactcataaaaacaaatgttccaAGTGTATAGCCATTTTAAATCTCGTCACGATACAGGAAAATGTTACTGCGTAGCGATTTAAaccgaataaaaaaacaaaaacaatagttaATCAGATTTTGTTGCATTTTCCTGCTTTATTTAACACGGTTGACTGATTACAATAATAAGGactgttacaataaaatatgggtgataaataaataacagctaCAATATAGTTGAGATTCATAGATAACTTGTTTCAATCGTGTTTGTTTATGGGAGCAagtaataattatcattatcaatACAAATTCACTTTGGTACAAGTACTTTGTGGCTTCAGGCTATAATGCACTTAccaaattttcataaaaaataccaGCTATTTCCTCCATTTCTCGTAAAGCTCTTTCGGCTGCCACATAAGTTTCGACACCAAAATCAGCCAAATTTGCCCAAGCGAACTTATAGCGAAACTTACTAACAGCAGTAttctttattcttattttatttatttggaataacGCCTTCGTAACGTAATCTTATATAAAATTTCTGCTTACCCTGCTCTGGATGAAGTCGAAGGCGTCGTGGACCTCGTCGTTCTCGTAGTAGAAGGGCAGTGTGACCCTCAGCTTCTCGTCCAGCATGTCTGTAACCTGACCGCGGAGGCTGTACGCTGCGATGGCGGCTGCTATCTCCAGGACGAACACCAGACTGAGGATGACTGCAAACTGGGAGAGAAATGTTCTTAGGATTTATTGTGTTGCCGCGCAGCTCGGATACCAAACGTGATAGATGATCGGGAGCAGTCTATTACAACTTGTACGacatttctcgcatcgtctaaatagGCCCTTATTCTA comes from the Trichoplusia ni isolate ovarian cell line Hi5 chromosome 22, tn1, whole genome shotgun sequence genome and includes:
- the LOC113504478 gene encoding CD63 antigen-like, translating into MTRNNLEVGMKCIKYMLLCITAIFVLTSALIISVGTTIYAIYHDVSFFLEDHFFSPATFVIVIGVIMLFVSLFGCIGALKESTCLVNIFAVILSLVFVLEIAAAIAAYSLRGQVTDMLDEKLRVTLPFYYENDEVHDAFDFIQSRLNCCGVDSYMDWSVVPPPPGVSGISISNITVPNSCCAESRYNTIGDVEIDECTKLYANGCLPRVYYLVYQSAGLLGAGAMTIAFIQIIGIVFSFSLASSIRKAKSERERRRWEIQERMINAYTSLNPNQEKQAPVVYVPFHGQTTA